Within the Sarcophilus harrisii chromosome 2, mSarHar1.11, whole genome shotgun sequence genome, the region CAGTCTTCAGTCATGCTCAGACAGTGGTTCTTTGTGTAGGCTGCTCAACTGTGTTGTGCCAGCCTACAGGAGGGAAGGCCAGACTCACAGAAGGTATGGTTTGGCATTCTCTAATCCAGATATAAAATTGTCTGATTATAAATGTTCCTGCTTTTCGAATTTTCAGCATAGAAAATCTCATAAAACATAACCATTATAAAGGGTTTGTCAAAAGTATCTGGATTTTAAGCTAACATTTGTAACCTCCTATCCTCAACCCAGAAAGTCTTCTTTTGTACTTATCCCAcatagctatataaatgttttacaGATACACATTGTTAACTATCTGACTCAGGCAGAGAAACTTAGGCTAAGTGTTAGCTCCGCCAATTGAAGATCAATCAAAAAGAAGCTAAAGAAATTATAATGTAAGtcagtgggaaaaaaatctattttatcaacatttttttcaGGAACACCAATGCATAAGTAAGatattcttgtatttctttttaacgccacatttaaaaaaaaatagtccataTGTTTGGAATTCAGAGATTTATACCTTCTACTTTAAATGTCTCAAACATTTTCATTAAAGTTGTAGGTTACTATGTGAAATGGAACAAAAACACAATTAAGTACCTCTATAGATCTTAATCCAAAGTATAAAAGATTCATTTGTCAAGCAATGGAACATTCAATACATAATACagcaaaaattatttccaaaaaaatCTGAGTTTCTTTAAGGCTGATATGGAGATCTGATTATATTTCAATCTTTCCATAGTATGATGACACTAAACCACATTTAAGAGTAGTGTTTGTAAAATGTAGGTAGTGCTTCAAAAATACAAGTAGCATTTTGGAAATTGAGCTCTAATCTTAGTATTGATGTAACTGAAGGAGATCTGCATGTCTAGGGCTTAAATGTATTATGATCctactttctcattcttttgggAATCTGCATATAAATATTTGAGCTCATAGGAAAAGAGCTCTTACTAAATGAAGAGCAATATTATTGATATGTTCTCAAAGAAAGGCAGTATAGCACAGTGAAAAAAGCTGAACTTAGAGCTAGAAAGGTCTGAGTTCCAGTTCTGCCTCTTGGTACTTACCTTTAAAATTTTGCTGTAGTCTTTAGTGTTTATCACAGTTCTTAAGAGATCTAAGGGAGTAATTCTTAGCAGAAtagatgcatttttttaaaaaaaaaattatttttattattattttttacaaattaggCTGAATAGAAAGGAACTCTAAAGTGACTTTGGACAGTACTAACTCATCCTATCCCTGGAGATAAAAACCTTATCTTCTTTCAGATTGCAAAAAGCATATTCAGTCCCATAATTCATGACAACGGTTTTATATAGTTCTAGGTATTGGAAGCAGAAGTGGTAATTATGTAAGCAAAAAATTATTAAGAGTTTTGgactaaaatgtaaattttacttctttttaaaaatgttttgtttttaagtctagacaatatTTGCATCTAAAAAAGAGCTTATCTATATCCAGAACTATATTGTACAAGGACAGCCTATCCTGTTACTCTTTCATATGCTTTTTTACAGGTTGCTCATTTAGAAGAAAGCAACATTAATGACATTCAGCTTCATGAACTGGACATAATGTATATCTCAGTAAGCCTTATCTGTTCGGCAATCCAAGCAAATAATTAAATTTGACTTCATAAGGTATATAACAATGGTCTCCTGTTTTGGAGTCTgttttacaataaaattttaattgcatGCAAAATTCTCCTggtatttttatgtgtgtgtatgattattttctctgtgtgtatgtatactcaCAAACACAGTTGCTTGATCCCAACATAACCCACAAGTGTTACATTTCCATgatcaagaattctgaaatacTTTTAGCAACCATGACCTCCACTTAGCATTGTCTTTCCCTGTTTCAGGCCTCTAAACATATTCTTCATCCTTAATATCCAGCACTTCCACCCTTAAATACTCTGCCaaatcattcttctttctctgactttatttcctttccttctctcagtTGAGCCTATAGTTAACCAGTTCATTGTTTCTCTTTAATCCCTTCTCCCATCCCACACCTTGTCCTATTTCCACAAGTACTTTGCCAAAGTCTAGTGCTGGACCCAATATCTTACCTGTTTCACATCTTGCAAATGGTGTTGACTGTAGTGTGCCTAATCTCAACTAAGCCCTCACTGCAGCAAGGTAGTTGTAAGGCATTATCTTAAGTGCTAGAAGGTACAGagtaaaagacagtccttgctcttaacttacagtctaatggaagagaaaatatgcAGACAAGTGTGTACAAACAAGctgtatacaggataaattggaaataattaagaggaaaggcattagaattaagagggatccAGAAAAAGTGCCAGAAGGGATTGTGTCTTTAGGAGGGAGTCATTTTTAAGTAAGAGTCAGaatatagtagtagtagaaaaggaaaagatgaaagatgaaagCAAGTTTATTGCCTATGGAGCACACATCCCAGGGACCATAGTGGAAAGGGTGTTAAGTTTTAGATTGAGACAATTGGGAAAGCTTACTTgagggaatgagaaaaaggaatgggGTGGGAGTAGAAAAGAGGAATGACAGGAATAGGGTTTGAAAGATCATTTCTGGGACTTCAGAATCACTAGAATGGGAAAGAAATGGGGTGGGCAAGTTTTGTTAATCATCAAGGAATATGTTTAGATAGATTTTCGTTGTCCATAAGGGTTTGGCCTCAGAGTAGAGTCCTTTCAGGGCCTTAGGCAGTTCAGAGGGAGTAAATAGTTGGAGGGGAAGGAATGATGCTCTTCACTTTATCCCAAGATAGATCACCAGGCTAGGATTAGATGAAATggcctttctcctcttctctggaAGGAGGAATCTGGTGCTTTACATAATGGTGTTTCATATCTTTTGTCAGGAGGCCAGAGAccagtcaggaaaacctagggGACAGAATAGGGTTTTCCTCACCTCAGAAAACAGGAGATTAGCACTTGATGGAATGGAGTCTTCTCCCCATGATACTGGAAATGAGTCAGGAGGCCTGGAGAGGCTGGAGACAAAGTAAGAAACAAGGAACAACTGGAAAGGTGGCCTTCTCCCCTCACTACAAGGCTGAAGACTGGTATGATGgaataacattttctttccttcaaaggCAAGAGTCTAGTTTGGGAAAACTAGACAGGATAATTCAGTAGAATGGTGCCCTCTCCTCTCAGTATAAAGGTATTCCCCACTGAAGCTGTTTCAGACCTCAATATACACATATCAATTCCACACTGTCAACAGAGGACCTCATATCatattttatggggaaaatggaATCCACCTACCTGGAGCTCCTTCTCCCCTACTACACTTCTCAAAACCTCTTCCTTAACAACTCTTATATTAGTCTCTCATGAGGAGATGGCCCTTCTGGCCAAGTATAGCCTTTGATTCTGTGTTCTCTCATCTCTAATAGATTATTGCATATTCACAATCATCCTCTTActctgatcttcagtttctttgtaTTTACTGGCTGcctccattctttaaaaaaaaaaaaaaaaaaatttaatccacTATCATTTGAGTCATCCCCTAAAACCGATAGTGgatgaaatctttttttccctctttcctccttttgatAAACTACAAGAAAAAGCTGTTCTCTCCACTTCTCTTACATCTTAACcccttgcaatctggcttctaacCTAATCACAATAAACTTATCCAAACTTGCCAgcaatctcttaattgctaaatctgaaGGTCTTTTCTTGACcttcatccttttttatttcagtgtaaCATTTGACATTGTTGGTCTCTATCTCCTGGATACTCTCCCTAAGTTTCTCCTTGGTTTTTTGTGATacatttctcttgattttcttcttaCTGGTGTATCTACTTCTTAATCTTCTTTGTGAGATTGTATCCAATTATATTTCACATTATCCCATTACATGTGGGTATACACTAAGGCTTTAGTTACCGTCTCTTCATTTTTGGTGATGTCATCAACTAAGATACGTTCAATTATCTCTGTGCAGATAATTCTTACATAGAGATATCTACTTGAGATGTAATAGTCCTGCATCACCAACTGCCTCCTGTATATTTTAACCTGGACAtctcagacatctcaaactgaatatgttcaaaacagaactcatgttcccttcaacaatgagatgaaccaaatcagttccaatagagcagtaatgaattgaaccagctacacccagcaaaagaactctggaaaatgagtacgaaccactacatagaatccccagtccctctatttttgtctgcctgcatttttgatttccttcacggataaagtgtacattatttcaaaatctgattcttcttgtgcagcaaattaactgatggatatgtatacatatattgtatttaacttacactttaacatatttaacatgtattagtcaacctgccacctggaggaggggatgagggaaagaaggggaaaaactggaacaaaaggttttgcaattgtcaatgctgaaaaattacccatgcacatatcttgtaaataaaaagctataataataaaaggaaaaaaaaaaaactcatgtcCCTGTACCCCTCAATCTACCCTCTTCTGAACTTTGCGGTTTTTACTACTTCCTTCCACTTACCCAGGTCTGCAATGTTGATGTCAGTCCTTAACTGTTCCCTacccatatctaatcagttgctcAAGTCTTATCAATTCGGCTCCAAAGATGTTTCCCACATCCATACCTTTCTCTTCAATCACTTGGCACTACCATCCTGTTCAGGATCTTATCACCTCTTACCTGGTCTATAATAGCTTCTTAATTGATTACCCTGCTTTAATCCATTCTTTACATGACcatcaaagtgatattcctaacgTAGAGGTCTGATCATTTCATAcacctgctcaataaactccaatggctccctataaCCACTATGGGCTAACCACTAACTCTTCTTTATGTACTGGCTCCAAAATCCTTTCCCCcaaattagaaactaatatggcagaaactaggcattgacccacacctaacactgtataccaagataaagtcgaaatgggttcatgatctagatataaagaatgatattataaacaagttagaagaacataggatagtttacttctcagatctgtggaggaggaaggaatttgtgaccaaataagaactggagatcattatttatcacaaaatagttagttttgattatatcaagttaaaaaggttttgtacaaacaaaacaaatgcaaacaagattagaagggaagcaataaactgggaaaatatttttacatccaaaggttctgataaaggcctctaaaatatagagagaattgactcaaatttataacaattcaaatcattctgcaattgataaatagccaaaggatatgaaaaattttcagatgaagaaatggaaactatttctagtcatatgaaaaggtgctccaaatcactattgattagagaaatgcaaattaagacaattctgagataccactacatacctgtcagattggctaagatgacaagaaaagataatgatgaatgttggaggaaaattgggacactaattgttggtggaattgtgaacagatccaaccattctggagagcaatttggaactatactcaaaaagttaccaaactctgcataccctttgatccagcagtgttattactgggcctgtatcccaaagagttattaaagaagggaaaaggacccacatatgcaaaaaatgtggcagccctttttgtagtggcaagaaactggaaactgagaggatgcccatcaattggagaatggctgaataagtcatggtgtatgaatgttgtggaatattattgttctgtaagaaattatcaggaagatgagtttagagaggcctagagagacttacatgaactgatgctaagtgaaataagcataactaggagatcattatacacagcaacaagaagattatacaatgatcaattctgttggacatggctctcttcaacaatgagatgattcaaaccagttccaattgttcaatgatgaaaagagccatctacacccagagagaggactgtaggaactgagtgtggttcacaacatagcattttcacactttttgttgtcttttgcttgcattttattttgcttttctcctctctctctctctctctctctctctctctctctctctctgtctccccccccctcctctctctgtctccctctttactggtttaatttgatttttcttgtgcagcacaataattgtataaatatgtatgcatatattggatttaacatatatttttttattatagctttttatttacaagatatatgcacgggtaatttttcagcattgacaattgcaaaaccttttattccaatttttccccttcttcccctttctcctctcccagatggcaggtagaccaatccatgttaaatatttaacctagatttttaccatgtttaatatatatattggactatttgccatctatggaagggcatgggggaagtgggggagaattggaacacaaagttttgcaagggataatgttgaagaattgtccatgtatatgttttgaaaaataaaaaacttttaacaaaaaaCCTCTTTTCCCAAGTTTTTTACACTTAACTTCCTTTTGTGAACATGATGCTCTAGCTAAACTGTCTTTACTTTTGGTCACAAAAACATTACATCTCCTATCTCTGTCCCTCATGCCTAGATGTTCCTTATCTCTGTACTTCCTCCCTCCATATCCCCCAAAAAACTCTCTCAGCTCCAGTTCCATCTTCAACATGAAACATTTCCTAAGCTACTAAATGCTCTTCCCACCAAATTACCctgtatgtattttgtaaattccttaagagtgggatgtttttattttttctttgtatctctcacTATTTAGTATTAGGGATATCTGACAGACAGAAGACACTTAATAGATTggtttacacacatacacacattatatatgtgaatgtatgcatgtctacatattttaaataatttgagtATGGAGTAGAATCCAAAATAATGACTTTTATCAGTCTTTCCAGAAATTGTTGAGTCAGATACTGATTCCTTGAGAAATAAAAGTGATCTAAAGATTAATGTATTATAGTAACAAAAGAACTGGATGAGGTGGTAAAGAAGTAGgaaatgaatttcaaaagaaaaataattgaaaagtgaTACAAGAAGAGGGTCTAGAAGTGGTAGTATGGaaacaatcaataagcatttattaaggggtATGTTTGTTTGTTGCATAAGTATTGGAACCAGAAACAGGCTGACTTTCTGGTCCAACATGAAAGTGGATGGCCTAATATTAGGAAATTCTGTACAGGAAAGAGGAGCCAAACATACATGCAAATTTTAGGAGAATTAGAGAGGAGGCATGCCACATTTTTTTCTACAGAAAAGAGACTTCTACATTCTTTCTAAGAACAAGGAACATCAAGGGAAGCAAGGGGGATAAAACAGAAAGGATATTTTCTTAGTGTATTGTCTAGATTACagatatgaataaatattgcTTGAATATTATATAAGGCACACTTTAAATTCCTACTTAAAGTTTggaaatattttctcaaaatcttttcatacttttttaaTTCTTATGTTAGAAAGAGGAATGATATAATCtactctataaaaaaaaattctattttcatgaAATAACATCGTCATCTTGTGGTCTTTTGGAATTTTACAGAATGCCTACTAGAGTTGGTTTTACAAATGTAAGCACTTATGTCATGAAAATGGCCTAGGTTTTTCTTAAGATTATATATAgtatgtgcaaacatgtttgtggcagccctttttgtagtgacaagaaactgaaaatggagtggatgcccatcagttggaaaatggctgaataaattatagtatatgaatgttgtagaatattattattctataagaaatgattaggaggagcagagaggcctggagagatttacatgaactgatgctgagtgaaatgagtagaaccaggagatcattgtacacaacaagaagattatacaacaatcaattctgatagatgtgattcttttcaacgatgagatgattgaggttagttccaatgatcttgtgaagaaaaGAGCTATCTATacctagagaaaggactgtgggaactgagtgtggatcacaacatagcattttaattctttttgtcattgtttgtattttattttctttttcatgtttttcttttttgatctgatttttcttgtgcagcaagataattgtataaatatgtatgcatatattgtatttaacacatatttttgctatgtttaatatatattggattactttccatctaggggaggggatgggagaagaggagaaaaattggaacacaagagtttacaaggattaatgttgaaaaattatccatgcatatgttttgaaaataaaaagctttaaagtaaaataagagaTTATATGGTAGGATACAAATAATGGCAAATTCTTCTTATACTGAAAAGGCTTTGACTATGGTCCCAGTGATAGAATGCCTGAGATCAGCTATCTGAGGCTGTTTTACCTAAGTATAAAGACCCTCATCTTTTATAAGTTGGCCTCTAGATGAATTCTTTGCCTATAACAACTTATGAAACAACTTATGAAACATGGTTTTGTGTAGCCCCCTTTAATTTTTGCAGTGACAGATTAGCAGAGTGAACTAAAATTCACACATCCAGATtacttataaatattaatttaattttatctatGGATGCCTATGAAGAACCTTGTCCAATGATCCATGAGTGGATATACTACTGGAAGAACTGAATTTTATCAGTTGATATTTTcactataaatgaaaccagaagacaaTAGGAAGTTGTAGATAAATTGTAAGCTGGGTTACACATTCTGCTTGGAAAGGCCAGTAAAGGTACTGGTATAGTTTAGAAAACATGGATCAGAGCAAGAACTAACAAGGATCAAAGAATACTAGtctatatagaatatagaattccAGGGGAAATAAGAAATACCTCTTCAAGAAGCAATAGAGTGTAGTGGATAAAAAGctaactttggagtcaggaagatttgggttaaGTCCAATCTTATACTATGTGATTGATGAGTAAGCTATTTAACTTCTCTACTCCTGATacctaagactataaattgtaaaCGAGGTACAAATCTTCATTAGCAGAAATTTCTCATTGGGAAATTCCCACCCCTATGAAAGCACAAGCGTGATCCCTTCACCTTttccaataaacaaacaaacaaacaaaacgaTATAATTTCCTGGGATATGTGGGTACATTGCATTATTGGGTGCATGATAAATTCTTGCAAAATATCTCAAACCTCTCATTGTTCTCCCTCCCTCAACAATCTCAGTTGGCAactttgcttcatattttaaagaaaaaattgaggtcattcACCTTGAGctctctcttcttcatctcctaACATTCATGTGTTTTTGGTCACTATCTCTTTCTTCAACCTAATCACATGATGAAGTGACTTTACTCCTACCAAAGCAAACCCCAACACCTGCTCAAACTATCCCATTTTATCCTGTGTCCTTCAACAGATTAGCCTCCTATCATTCTCTTATCACTTCTCTCTACTAGCTGCCTCCCCATAGCCTACAGACTTATCTATGTTTCCCTT harbors:
- the RPS27L gene encoding 40S ribosomal protein S27-like isoform X1 → MDVKCPGCYKITTVFSHAQTVVLCVGCSTVLCQPTGGKARLTEGCSFRRKQH